A stretch of the bacterium genome encodes the following:
- a CDS encoding DUF3566 domain-containing protein — MEDQSKLVEIKSINAWSVFKLALIAYLVIGLIVGVIIGLIAGLAGGLGAMSEFQNIPYAGSLLGATGGFAGGLLLGMISGLLYGFVGGIGVAIAALLYDLFAAVAGGVKIRLKDGQ; from the coding sequence ATGGAAGACCAATCAAAACTCGTAGAGATTAAATCTATCAATGCATGGTCTGTTTTTAAGTTAGCGCTTATCGCCTATCTTGTAATAGGCCTCATCGTCGGAGTAATTATTGGCCTTATCGCCGGTCTTGCCGGCGGATTAGGCGCTATGTCCGAATTTCAGAATATACCTTATGCAGGAAGCCTTCTCGGTGCCACTGGAGGTTTTGCCGGTGGACTTCTTTTGGGAATGATATCCGGCCTTCTCTATGGCTTCGTAGGCGGTATAGGCGTGGCAATTGCCGCCCTTCTGTATGATCTTTTTGCCGCCGTGGCCGGAGGTGTAAAAATTCGCTTAAAAGACGGGCAATAG
- a CDS encoding S8 family serine peptidase encodes MKNTAVTILILTLTLTAIFAMNLGQQENFLPEFALGQLAFSPLSDAALRSIEDFAYTENATVHKVTRKLDIYLISWKPNIDDVLWNEAVRTGDVETRELLHRAAEPEVWALVRDLEATRLVKWACPNYYRYIAHAPNDPFCINSTATTPTDPVNQFDKYLIHCPEAWDIQRGNASILLAIVDSGTDIDHPDLTANIWVNPGEDLDGNNLVYDLADIDGADNDYNGYIDDLFGYDFVGGVTGEESTPPDQEDWNPDIHSDGDDGWGEPDPSVGNGTGGWMGSDVGVSHGTHCSGVSAAVMDNENMFAGVAGGGVKIMPVRVGNPEGSMTVTDIAAGIEYAAIAGANIISMSLGGMSSESEPVESTAIAYAHSVGVTLLAASGNMAPLITPVSYPASDPLVISVGSGTAAGQKSEFSQYGSNLDVVAPGGNSSWSGGTSETIWSTWVTSVFEAASSALSAGDHTYMSAEGTSMACPQAAGVCALILSQNPSLTNIEVKDILNSSATDIGSPGFDNETGHGMINAYNAVLGAGITENGARPEENEIIALPNPFNATCKILAKGNITIFDISGREVKNLGTIDGTSTWDGTDDSGESLPSGIYLIRAISGEKSFVAQAMLIK; translated from the coding sequence ATGAAGAATACAGCGGTTACCATATTAATATTAACCCTCACTCTCACTGCCATATTCGCAATGAACCTCGGACAACAGGAAAACTTCTTGCCCGAGTTCGCGCTAGGCCAACTTGCATTCTCTCCCTTGAGCGATGCAGCCTTGAGAAGCATAGAGGATTTTGCCTATACGGAAAACGCAACTGTCCACAAGGTCACACGAAAGCTTGACATTTATCTTATCTCGTGGAAACCGAACATAGACGATGTTCTTTGGAACGAGGCCGTTCGAACCGGTGACGTGGAAACTCGTGAGCTTCTTCACCGCGCCGCCGAACCCGAGGTTTGGGCGCTTGTTCGAGACCTCGAGGCCACACGCCTTGTCAAATGGGCTTGCCCAAATTATTATCGCTACATTGCCCATGCACCAAATGACCCTTTTTGTATAAATAGCACTGCTACTACCCCCACCGATCCGGTGAACCAATTCGATAAATACCTCATCCATTGCCCGGAGGCCTGGGACATACAGCGCGGCAACGCAAGTATATTACTTGCCATCGTCGATTCCGGCACAGATATTGACCATCCGGATCTTACTGCGAACATTTGGGTCAATCCTGGCGAAGACCTTGATGGGAATAATCTTGTTTATGATCTCGCCGATATCGATGGTGCAGATAACGATTACAACGGCTATATCGATGATCTTTTTGGTTACGATTTTGTGGGCGGAGTTACCGGCGAAGAGAGCACCCCTCCAGATCAAGAGGACTGGAATCCAGATATCCACTCAGATGGCGATGATGGTTGGGGCGAACCCGATCCCAGTGTCGGGAACGGCACCGGTGGATGGATGGGATCCGATGTCGGTGTCTCGCATGGCACTCACTGTTCAGGCGTCTCTGCGGCGGTTATGGACAACGAAAACATGTTCGCTGGCGTCGCGGGTGGCGGAGTCAAAATCATGCCCGTCCGTGTGGGCAATCCCGAAGGCTCTATGACAGTTACCGACATCGCCGCAGGCATTGAATATGCCGCCATTGCCGGAGCTAATATTATCTCCATGAGTCTCGGCGGTATGAGTTCAGAGTCCGAGCCGGTGGAATCTACGGCTATCGCGTATGCCCACAGCGTTGGAGTCACGCTTCTCGCAGCTTCAGGCAATATGGCACCACTTATAACTCCTGTTTCATATCCAGCCAGCGATCCGCTCGTTATCTCAGTTGGAAGCGGCACTGCAGCCGGCCAAAAATCAGAATTCAGTCAGTATGGTTCTAACCTCGATGTCGTCGCCCCCGGCGGTAATTCCTCTTGGTCGGGCGGAACCTCCGAAACTATCTGGTCAACATGGGTAACATCCGTTTTTGAGGCAGCCTCCTCGGCCCTTTCTGCCGGCGACCACACCTATATGAGTGCCGAGGGAACCAGTATGGCCTGCCCTCAAGCCGCAGGAGTTTGCGCACTTATTCTATCACAAAACCCATCACTTACGAATATCGAGGTTAAGGATATTTTAAACTCCTCCGCTACGGACATCGGCTCACCCGGTTTTGACAACGAAACCGGTCATGGCATGATCAACGCATACAATGCTGTCCTCGGAGCAGGAATTACAGAAAACGGCGCGAGGCCCGAGGAAAACGAGATAATCGCCTTGCCGAATCCCTTTAATGCTACATGCAAAATTTTAGCCAAAGGTAATATCACAATATTCGATATTTCCGGTCGAGAGGTTAAAAATCTCGGCACTATCGATGGCACATCAACATGGGACGGCACCGACGATTCCGGCGAGAGCTTGCCGAGCGGAATATATCTGATTAGGGCCATATCCGGCGAGAAGTCTTTCGTCGCGCAAGCGATGCTAATAAAGTAG
- a CDS encoding 4Fe-4S binding protein, whose protein sequence is MHTRGGIVKKSIQGTGIPSRDMIEATLPSAERRKAGPYAVIECWQQIPCNPCVASCPFHCIADMANINDLPVLDHSICTGCGVCVSQCPGLAIFTIDETYGSENEASIRIPHEFAPLPKAGDEVRALARDGSFIGKARVIKVRNTKSKTPVVEIVIKHEYILEVRAIEPLGNE, encoded by the coding sequence ATGCACACTCGAGGAGGAATTGTGAAAAAATCCATACAAGGAACCGGGATACCCTCACGCGATATGATCGAAGCCACGCTTCCTTCGGCGGAGCGTCGTAAGGCCGGTCCCTATGCGGTCATCGAGTGCTGGCAGCAAATACCATGTAATCCATGTGTGGCATCCTGCCCATTCCATTGTATTGCGGACATGGCGAACATCAACGACCTTCCCGTTCTAGACCATTCGATCTGCACCGGTTGCGGCGTATGTGTCTCACAATGTCCCGGTCTTGCCATTTTCACCATTGATGAGACTTACGGTAGCGAAAACGAGGCTTCCATTCGCATTCCTCACGAATTCGCACCACTGCCTAAAGCTGGCGATGAAGTCCGCGCTTTGGCTCGAGATGGTTCTTTCATCGGCAAGGCTAGGGTCATCAAAGTCCGAAACACAAAATCAAAAACACCTGTAGTGGAGATAGTTATTAAGCATGAATATATTCTCGAGGTTAGAGCAATTGAACCACTTGGGAATGAATAA